GACGCGATGCACCAACTGGTGGAACGCTTCTTCGAGCTCGTGCTCCGGGAAGTGCACCGTTACGAGGGCACCGTCAACCAGTTCCTCGGCGACGGCTTCATGGCCCTCTTCGGCGCTCCCATCGCTTACGAGGACCATGCCCGCCGCGGCGTGCTCGCCGCCCTCGGCATCCGCCATGCTCTCGCCGACCCCGCGGCGAATGCCGAGCGGTTCGGGGTGCGCGACCTGCCCATTCGCATTGGACTCAACACCGGCCTGGTGGTGGTGGCCTCCATCGGGGATAACCTACGGATGGACTACACGGCCGTGGGGGACACCACGAACCTGGCCGCACGCATGCAGCAGATCGCCGCGCCGGGAGAAATCCTCATGACGGAGTCCACACACCACCCGGTGGAGCGGCACGTGGCGTGCGATCACGTCGGCCCCCGGACGGTCAAGGGGCGCTCGCAGCCCGTTCGAGTTTACCGGGCGCTGCACGCGCGGACGTTTCCGGAAGGCCTTTCGCGGCGGCCAACCACTGCGCCGATGGTCGGTCGGGATCGCGAGCTCGGCTCACTGCTTCAGAAGCTGGACGCGCTGGACGCGGGGACGGGCGGCATCGTGGGGGTGCTGGGGGAGGCCGGTGTCGGCAAGTCACGGCTGGTGGCCGAGGCGCGCCGGCACGCGATGGAAGGACGAGCCCTGTGGCTGGAGGGACATTCGCTGTCCTTCACCCAGGGCATCAGCTACTGGCCGTTTCTCCAGGTGATCCGAGGCTGGCTTGGCGTCGGTGAGGACGCGGCGGAGGCCGACGTGTGGCGGAGGCTGACCGAGGCGGTCGACGACCTGTTCGGCGCGGAACGCGATGACGTCCTGCCGTACCTTGCCACCTTGCTCGGCGTCCTCGTCCCAGAGACGGCGTCCGAGCGTGTGCGCTTTCTAGACGCCGAGGCGCTAGGCCGCCAGATCGTCTTGAGCGTGCATAGGCTCTTCGAGCGCCTGGCGAGCGAGCGACCACTGGTGCTCGTCCTGGATGATATTCAGTGGCTCGACGGCTCGTCGGCCGAGCTTCTCGAGCACCTGCTGCCCTTGACGGCCCAGGTGCCGTTGCTGGTCTGCTGGAAGGCACGCGTCGATCCAGAAGGCCTCGCGGAGCGGCTGGCCGTGACGGCCCGTGGGCGGTTCGTCGGAGCCTACACCGAGATCCGCCTGACGTCTCTCGCGCCGCGCGACGCGCGGGAGCTGATCGCGCACCTGATGGGGCACGGCGAGCTCGCACCGCATCTGACCGACGACATACTCCGAAAGGCCGACGGCAACCCGTTCTTCGTGGAGGAAGTGATCCACGCGATGATCGACCTCGGGGCCCTGACGCGCGATGAGGCCCTCGGCGGCTGGCGCGCCACCGACCGTGCCGAGCCTATCAGCATCCCCGACACCATCCAAGGGCTCGTCATGGCGAGAGTGGACCGTCTCGATGAGAGCGTAAAGCAGCTCCTGAAGACGGCCTCCGTGATCGGCCGCAGCTTCCTCTACCGTCTCGTGCAGGCCGTGGCGGAGGCACGTGACGCGGTGGACCGACATCTAAGGGAACTGGTGCGGGTGGAGCTGATCCGCGAGGCGGCGAGCTTGCCGGAGCTGACCTACATCTTCAAGCACGCACTCGTCCAGGAGGCCGCCTACGAGAGCATGCTTTTCGAGCAGCGCCGCCGTCTGCACGGGGCCGTGGCGGTCTGCGTCGAGCGGCTCTTCCCCGATCGGCTCGATGAATTTTCGGGCGTCCTCGCCTACCATTACACGCGCGCCGAGCAGTGGGAGAAGGCGCACGAGTTCCTGGTGCGCGCGGGGGACCAGGCGGCGGCAGTCGCCGCTGACGCCGAGGCGCTCGAGCACTACACCGGCGCGTTCCGTGCGTATGAGCGCCGCTTCGGAGATCGATGGGAGCCGCGCCAGCGGGCGGGCTTGGAGCGCAAGATTGGTCAGGCACTTTTCCGGCGCGGGGAGCACGCACGGGCCGCCGAGTACCTGGGATGGGCCCTCGTCAACCTCGGCGAACGCCCCCTCCCCGCGTCACCCCAGGCGGTCGGCTGGGCAATCACCCGGAGCGTCGCCACCCAGGTCCTGCACCGCTTGCTCCCAGAAGTGTGGTGGCGCGCTCCGGCCAGCACGGATGACTCGACAGCGCGTGAGTGCATCCGCATCTACGAGATGCTGGGCTGGATGGACTACTTCCGTGCCGACAAGCGCGTGGCGCTCGATACGCTCCTCTTGCTGAACCTCGCCGAGCGGCATGGGCTGCCGCTCGACGCCGCCCTCGGTGCCGCCGGCATCGGCATCATGTGCGACTTCGCCGGAGTGTCGCGCATCGGGGGCAACTACCACCGTCGAGCTCAACGGATCGCCGCACAGCACGGGCACCCGATCGCCGTGGCCTATGCCCACTTCGGCCGGGGCGTGCACGGCTGGGTCTCCGGACGCTGGGACGAGGGAATCCGCTACTACCGAGCCGCCGCCGAGATGTACCGGAGCGCCGGCGAACTCCGCGGCTGGGGGTTGGCGACCGTCTCGGCCGGCTGGCTCCTCTTCCTGCGCGGTGAACTCGAGGAGAGCCGCGAGCTCACGGAGCAGGTGATCCAGGTCGGTGAGGCGTCGGGCGATCGTCAGACCCTCGCTCTCGGGCTTGCGGATGGCGGCCTCCTGGCGCTCCATCATGACGCAAGCCCCGAGTCGGCCACGCCGCTGCTGGAGCGGGCGATCGAGCTCTTCGAAACGGTACCCGACCTTTCCTCGGTGACGTGGGCGCGCGCCGCGCTGGTCGAGTGTCTCCTGCACATGGGGGATCTCGATCGGGCCCTGCGGGTGGCCGAGGAGAACGCAACCGTGATCGCCAAGCACACGTTGAGCGGGCCCTATATCACGGTTCCACTGAACAGCCTGGCCGCGGCGAGGCTGGCGGCCGTCGACCGCGACGGGAAGAGCGCGGGAGATGCGGTGCTCAAGGCCGCCCGGGCGGCATGTAGACAGGCCCTCGCAGAAGGAAGACGCTTTGCCGACGGGCTGCCCGGAGCGTGCCGGCACTGGGGAACCTACCACTGGTTACGGGGCCGGCCACAACGGGCGAGGCGATGGTGGCGACGAGCCCTGGACGCGGCTCACCGGCTGGGGGCGCGCTACGAGGTAGGCCTCATCCACCTGGAGCGGGGCCGCCGTACTGGTGCCTCGGAGGACGTCGAGCACGCCGAGCGTCTCTTCGCCGAGATCGGGGACCGCCTCGACCAGGCACGAGCCCGGGATGCGCTCGCGCGGCCGATCACGTGAGCTTGGCGCAGGAGTCTTGAGGCGGAAAGCTCTAAATCTCCGTGAGCCGCACCACGTCGGCGCGACCGTCCATGTACTCGCCCATCTTCCGGCCGAGCGCCTTGAAGTAGTCGGTGCCCCGGTGGGCCTCCACCGCCGCCTGGTCGGTGTAGCGCTCCATGAATACGTAGGTCCCCGCCGCCTCGTTCCGGTGCAGCGCGTAGAGCTTGCAGCCCGGCTCGTTCGCGTTGACCTTGGCCACCAGCTCCTTCGCCACCGCCTCGAACTCCTTCTCCATCCCGGCCTTCACCTTGATCGTCGCGACGACGCCGAGCATCACGCTCTCCGTTCCGGGCCGCGCGCGGCCCCTGGGGTGCCGTCGGGGGCACCGTGGTCGATGGACGCCTGCTGGACGTGGTTCCTGAAGCCGACCGGATCGCGCACGCGCCGAAACACCTCGTGCGTGCCGCCGGTGCCGATGACGGTGATGTCCCCGTAGTTGACGAGCCGCCCGGCCAGCCCCTGCTCCACGCCGATCGACTCCACCTTGGCGAGCAGCAGCTCAGTGGTGTAGCGGGCGACGAGCCCGACCTTGAAGATGACGCGGGTCGAGGTCACCGCGAACTCGCTCGTCATCAGCTCCACCCAGTGAATGAGCCCGAACCCGAGGCCCACGAGGACGATGGCGGGCCCGATCAGCCAGAGCCACCGCGGCTCCGGGACCGATCTGTAGAGGGCGATCCCCAGCGCCACTCCGAGGAGCACGAGAAGCGCCGGGCGGAGGAAGAGGATCCAGTGCAGCCGCGTCTTGTAGAGGACGCGCTCGCCCCGCAGGAGGTGGCGCTCGACGTAGCCCATCGGCTCAGAAGAGCACGTAGCCGCCGTCGATCACCAATGTGTCCCCGGTGTGATACGCGGACAGGTCGCTGGCAAGGTACACCGCGATGCCGCCGAAATCGTCGCCGACGCCCCACCGCCGCAAAGGCACCCGGGGCAGTACCTTCTGGGTGAAGGCCTCTCCGTGCAGCGCCTGCTCGGTCATCGGGGTGTCGATCCACCCCGGTACGATCGCGTTGACCCGGATCTTGTGGCGGGCCAGCTCGACGGCGAGCGCGCGCATCAGCGAGATCACCGCGCCCTTGGTGGCCGCGTAGTGCTGGCTGCGCGGCGCCCCCATGATCGCGGAGAGGCTGGAAGTGACGGCGAGCGAGCCGCCCCCGCCCCGCTCGACCATGTGCCGCGCCGCCGCCCGCAGGGTGAAGAACGCGCCGTCGAGGTTCACGCCCATGACCCGGCGCCACTCCGCGGTGGTCATGTTGGCGAAGCCGCCCCCGCCGCCGCCCCGCCCGCTCACCCCGGCGTTGACGAAGCACGCGTCGACACGGCCGAGCGCCTTCACCGTCTCCGCGAACGCCTCGTCCACGGCGGCCTCGTCCGCCACGTCGCAGCGGAGCGCGAGGGTCCGGCCACCGTGCTTGTCGAGGCGCGCCGTCGCCGCCGCGTTCTTTTCCTGGTTGGTGCCCCATACGCACACGCTCGCGCCCGCCTGGGCAAGAGCCTCGGCCATGCCGAGGCCGATGCCGCTGTTGCCGCCGGTGACGAGCGCCACCTTGCCGGTGAGATCGAAGCCGCGATGGCTCATCGCTCTCCTTTCCATCATCATCGCTTCGTCGCGGGCAGCCGGTCGTCGTAGCCGACCAGCTCGACATAGCCAGTGCCGAGCACAGTCCGTGTGCCCTCGAGCCCGTGCGCCTGCACCGCGCCCTCCCAGTATCGTGCCCCCACGTCCAGCTCCTGATCGGCGAGTCGCGGCTCGATCTCCAGCCTGAGCCCGCCGCGGAGATCGGTGAGTCGCCAGCCCGAAGGATAGCCGATCCCGGTGCGCTGGCTCCGCCACGTGCCGCGCGGCTCCACCCGCACATCGCCCGCGGCGAGCGGGCGCGTGCCCCCCCGGGCATCCACGAGCACGCCGGCGCTCCACGGGGCCGCGCGGCCGTCCTTTCGGCGGAGCTGATAGAACATGAGATCGCGCCCGTCGTCGAGGTTCAGGGCGAACCAGTCCCAGCCCGCGAGGTCGGAGCCGAGCGCGCTCGTGCTCCACTCGCGGTCCATCCACGCGAGGCCCTCGACGTCGAGGCGCTCGCCGCGCACCCGGAGGACGCCGCGGACGGGCATGCGGGTGAGCGAGTAGTAGTAGGACGCGTTGCCGGGCTCGGGGCCCTTGCGGGAGAGCCCCTGGTCACCCTGGAGCACCGGCGGCTTGGTGCTGTCGAGCGAGACCTCGAGGCTCACGTCCTCCTCGCCCGCGCGCAGGCGGATGGGCAGGGGCCCGGGCCCCTCCGCGCGCACCTCCCAGTCGCCCACCCAGACCCGGAGGGGCTCCGTGGTCGCGCCCGCGAGGTCCAGGGCGCCGCGGCTGGTGCGCGCCCACGCTCGGAAGCGCTCGCTGCGCGTGTCGGTGAGGGCGAAGTGCGCCATGTAGACCTGGTTGGTCGCCCACGCCGACTCGCGCGGCGGCGCCTTGGGCGCCAGCGCGGTGCGAAAGAACGTGAGCTGAAAGCCGAAATGCCGCCCCGACGCGGTGGCGAGGTTGCCCGTCCAGTACCACCACTCCGTGCGGAACTCGGGATGCGGCCCGTGGTCGTGCGGGAACACGAAGGCGCGCGGCTCCTCCGCGCGCGCGAAGCCCTCGGCGGGCGGCGCGGACAGCGCGGACGCGACGGACAGCCGCGCGCGCACCGGGCCCGCCGGATTCCACCGCGGCCCCTCCGTGACCATCAGCAGCGCGACCACGCCGATCACGAGGAAGAGGACCAGCACCGCGATGCGCGCGGCCGCCCAGCGCATCCATCTCGAGGCGGCCGGCGAGAACGCGTCACGCTCGTCGAATGGGTCACTCATCGTGCAGGGCCTCCGCGGGCGCCGCGCGCGCCATGCGGGCCGCCGGGTACGCGCCGGCGAGCGCCGCCGCCACCACCGCGAGGAGCAGGCCCTGGAGCAGGATGTCCGGGCGCACGTCGATGGGCATGGTCCACCCGAACGAGCGCCGGTTGATCACGAAGACGAGCACGCCGGCCAGCAGCACCCCCACCGGCATGGCGAGGAGCCCCGCGACCAGCCCGATGAGGCCGGTCTGCGCGGTGACGACGCCCCATACCTGGCCGGGGGTGAGGCCGAGCGCGCGCGCGAGCCCCATCTCGCGCACGCGCTCGAGCTCGAGGGCCATGAGCGCCGAGAGCACGCCCACGAATGCGACCAGCACGATCAAGAGGCGCAGGACCCGGGTGACCGCGAAGGTGCGGTCGAAGATCACCAGCGAGGCCTCGCGGAGCGCGCGGTTGGAGCGGATCAGCACCTCGGCGCCGGCGGGCCCCTCGGCGGCGCGTGCGCGCAGCGCCGCGATGAGCGTCGGGACATCCGTGCCGGGCGCGGCGTAGAGCGCCACCGACGACACCCCGCGGTCCGTCCAGTGGCGCTCGTAAGTGGCGCGGCTCATCATGACCACGCCGGCGCTCGACCCGTAGTCGTAGAAGATGCCGGCGATGCGGAACCGCTGCTCGCCGTGGTCGGTGCGCAGCCGCACCGCGTCCTCCACCCCCACGCGATGCCGGTAGGCGAATGGCTCCGACACGATCACCCAGCCGCGCTCGAGGGCGGACCATACTGCCTCGGGCCGGCCTCGCTTGAAGGTGAAGCCGGGCGGCTGTCCCGCCGCCACCCCGATGGCGACGACGTGCACCGGGCCGCGCGGGCTCGCCACCGTGACCCCCCGGGCGGTGCCGGCGGCGGCCACACCCGGCGTCGTCGCCAGGCGCTCGATCAGGGCGGGATCCAGCGTCGAGTCGGGCCGGCTGCCGATGAGGCTCGGCGGCGAGACGTAGACGTCGGCGCGCAGCGTTCCCTCGAGCCAGCGGACCACCGCCTCGCGGAAGCTCGCGATCATGATGCCGACGCCGACGGTGGCGGAGACCGCGATCATGAGGGCGGCGATCGCCACGCCGGTGCGCGACAGCGCGGCGGTGATCCCGCGCGCGGCCATGCGGCCGAGCAGCCCACCCGCGTGGGCGATCGGCACGTCGAGGGCCAGCAGGATCACCGTCACCGCCAGCGGCGTCACCAGCGCCGTCCCCATGAGCAGGGCGAAGAGTCCCGCGAAGCCCCATATCGGCCCGCTCGGCACCAGCAGGAGGAGGAGGCCGAGCGCGCCGAGGGCTACGCCGCCCAGCGCGGCACGCGGGGCGGCC
The Candidatus Methylomirabilota bacterium DNA segment above includes these coding regions:
- a CDS encoding adenylate/guanylate cyclase domain-containing protein, coding for MGPPARFANPRGYTPRHLADKILTSRSALEGERKTVTVLFCDLVDSTELSARIGPDAMHQLVERFFELVLREVHRYEGTVNQFLGDGFMALFGAPIAYEDHARRGVLAALGIRHALADPAANAERFGVRDLPIRIGLNTGLVVVASIGDNLRMDYTAVGDTTNLAARMQQIAAPGEILMTESTHHPVERHVACDHVGPRTVKGRSQPVRVYRALHARTFPEGLSRRPTTAPMVGRDRELGSLLQKLDALDAGTGGIVGVLGEAGVGKSRLVAEARRHAMEGRALWLEGHSLSFTQGISYWPFLQVIRGWLGVGEDAAEADVWRRLTEAVDDLFGAERDDVLPYLATLLGVLVPETASERVRFLDAEALGRQIVLSVHRLFERLASERPLVLVLDDIQWLDGSSAELLEHLLPLTAQVPLLVCWKARVDPEGLAERLAVTARGRFVGAYTEIRLTSLAPRDARELIAHLMGHGELAPHLTDDILRKADGNPFFVEEVIHAMIDLGALTRDEALGGWRATDRAEPISIPDTIQGLVMARVDRLDESVKQLLKTASVIGRSFLYRLVQAVAEARDAVDRHLRELVRVELIREAASLPELTYIFKHALVQEAAYESMLFEQRRRLHGAVAVCVERLFPDRLDEFSGVLAYHYTRAEQWEKAHEFLVRAGDQAAAVAADAEALEHYTGAFRAYERRFGDRWEPRQRAGLERKIGQALFRRGEHARAAEYLGWALVNLGERPLPASPQAVGWAITRSVATQVLHRLLPEVWWRAPASTDDSTARECIRIYEMLGWMDYFRADKRVALDTLLLLNLAERHGLPLDAALGAAGIGIMCDFAGVSRIGGNYHRRAQRIAAQHGHPIAVAYAHFGRGVHGWVSGRWDEGIRYYRAAAEMYRSAGELRGWGLATVSAGWLLFLRGELEESRELTEQVIQVGEASGDRQTLALGLADGGLLALHHDASPESATPLLERAIELFETVPDLSSVTWARAALVECLLHMGDLDRALRVAEENATVIAKHTLSGPYITVPLNSLAAARLAAVDRDGKSAGDAVLKAARAACRQALAEGRRFADGLPGACRHWGTYHWLRGRPQRARRWWRRALDAAHRLGARYEVGLIHLERGRRTGASEDVEHAERLFAEIGDRLDQARARDALARPIT
- a CDS encoding putative quinol monooxygenase, which produces MLGVVATIKVKAGMEKEFEAVAKELVAKVNANEPGCKLYALHRNEAAGTYVFMERYTDQAAVEAHRGTDYFKALGRKMGEYMDGRADVVRLTEI
- a CDS encoding PH domain-containing protein, with the translated sequence MGYVERHLLRGERVLYKTRLHWILFLRPALLVLLGVALGIALYRSVPEPRWLWLIGPAIVLVGLGFGLIHWVELMTSEFAVTSTRVIFKVGLVARYTTELLLAKVESIGVEQGLAGRLVNYGDITVIGTGGTHEVFRRVRDPVGFRNHVQQASIDHGAPDGTPGAARGPERRA
- a CDS encoding SDR family NAD(P)-dependent oxidoreductase, producing MSHRGFDLTGKVALVTGGNSGIGLGMAEALAQAGASVCVWGTNQEKNAAATARLDKHGGRTLALRCDVADEAAVDEAFAETVKALGRVDACFVNAGVSGRGGGGGGFANMTTAEWRRVMGVNLDGAFFTLRAAARHMVERGGGGSLAVTSSLSAIMGAPRSQHYAATKGAVISLMRALAVELARHKIRVNAIVPGWIDTPMTEQALHGEAFTQKVLPRVPLRRWGVGDDFGGIAVYLASDLSAYHTGDTLVIDGGYVLF
- a CDS encoding lipocalin-like domain-containing protein, which gives rise to MSDPFDERDAFSPAASRWMRWAAARIAVLVLFLVIGVVALLMVTEGPRWNPAGPVRARLSVASALSAPPAEGFARAEEPRAFVFPHDHGPHPEFRTEWWYWTGNLATASGRHFGFQLTFFRTALAPKAPPRESAWATNQVYMAHFALTDTRSERFRAWARTSRGALDLAGATTEPLRVWVGDWEVRAEGPGPLPIRLRAGEEDVSLEVSLDSTKPPVLQGDQGLSRKGPEPGNASYYYSLTRMPVRGVLRVRGERLDVEGLAWMDREWSTSALGSDLAGWDWFALNLDDGRDLMFYQLRRKDGRAAPWSAGVLVDARGGTRPLAAGDVRVEPRGTWRSQRTGIGYPSGWRLTDLRGGLRLEIEPRLADQELDVGARYWEGAVQAHGLEGTRTVLGTGYVELVGYDDRLPATKR
- a CDS encoding ABC transporter permease, yielding MSPLLWRASRRHLVRHPWQIGLSVVGIALGVAVALAVGLATESARRAFELATEAVTGRATHQIVGGPGGLPEEIYRTIRLDLAVPRAAPVVAADVALPDHPGRVMQLMGVDPFAETPFRPHLAGDDPLGTVSALLTRPGAMLMSGPAARELGLSPGATLVVRVLGVRRPLVLVGTFEPADALSTQALESVLVTDIATAQEVAGLRGRLSRIDLMIGYRPVDRALLERVRKALPPGVELVPAGAQAGATASMTAAFTLNLRALSLLALVVGMFLIYNTMTFSVVQRRTLLGTLRALGVTREEVFALVALEALMIGAVGTLLGIGLGLGLAQGLLHLVTRTINDLYFALSVRDVHLTPVALLEGVALGLGTTLIAALAPAREATGIRPREALLRSRLEAASRRAAPRAALGGVALGALGLLLLLVPSGPIWGFAGLFALLMGTALVTPLAVTVILLALDVPIAHAGGLLGRMAARGITAALSRTGVAIAALMIAVSATVGVGIMIASFREAVVRWLEGTLRADVYVSPPSLIGSRPDSTLDPALIERLATTPGVAAAGTARGVTVASPRGPVHVVAIGVAAGQPPGFTFKRGRPEAVWSALERGWVIVSEPFAYRHRVGVEDAVRLRTDHGEQRFRIAGIFYDYGSSAGVVMMSRATYERHWTDRGVSSVALYAAPGTDVPTLIAALRARAAEGPAGAEVLIRSNRALREASLVIFDRTFAVTRVLRLLIVLVAFVGVLSALMALELERVREMGLARALGLTPGQVWGVVTAQTGLIGLVAGLLAMPVGVLLAGVLVFVINRRSFGWTMPIDVRPDILLQGLLLAVVAAALAGAYPAARMARAAPAEALHDE